CTGCCAGATTCCTCCACTGTAAAGGTTCCTTCATTCCCTCTAAGTCACCTGTGGGATGATACTGGAGATTATGTGACTATCCTGTTTCTCAACAAGTTTTCAGCTAAAAGTTTTAGCATCCAGGGATGATCGTTATCTGAATCAATGGTTTCATTGGTGGTTACAAAATAcctgtaatttatatatatatattttaaatccccacctgaggatagtttcccattgatttttaaaaattatttatttatttatttgcagatGTCCACACATTTATTTTAGGCCACATAGGTCTGTCACTCATCTTTGCTCTTGCAGTGCCCAGAGCCAATCTATAAACAAGTGATCATGGCAATGTCCTGATAAAGCTGAACACCAAAGTAGACCTCATATCCTATAAACTACTGACTTTTCCCATTTACAAACACAGCCACCTTAGTCACACAAAATTTGCCCATCCCATTTCATGAAATCTAACAAAAGCTTGCAACACAATTCCAGGAGACCTAGATTTCTATAGAGCTTGGTTCTAACTTGACATGATAAATAAGCTCAGACAAGCCTTTGCTTCCGGTTGTATTAGTCTCTTTATTCTTTTGGTAATCTCTTCCAGTTAACTACTTCTGTTTGTAGATGATGAAATGTCTAAGGAATCCACTTCAAATGTTGATTCTGCTGTGAGCATGGTCTTTTCCTTTACTTCACCTCAGAACTAAGGCTTTGAttcttgtttttttccccctccagtcTCAGTAGTAGTTTCCATTGTAGAAGTTATATGCTTTACAGTAGTGATCTACAACTAGGCTCTAGCTTCTCCAGGAACACTACACAggatagattttaaaatgtattaaactaAGAAGCATTCTCTCAAAtgaatttaaatgcattttatttttagacaacCTACATgacatgtttttttcttaaaaacaatgcCTCCGCTCCAAATGAATCAAGGTCAAAATAAAGGAAGAGCTCAAGATAACATCAGTCCCATTTGTCCTAGTCTTGGTGTGTGGATGAAAAGCAGCAGCTAGTTATGATGACAGGTGATGGAACCAAACTGCCCAATTTGTtgacatttttccatttctaaaccatccttttttttaaaaaaaaatatattttattgattttttacagagaagaagggagagggacagagagtcagaaacattgatgagagagaaacatcgatcagctgcctcctgcacgccccccactggggatgtgcccgcaaccaagggacatgcccttgaccagaatcgaacctgggacccttgagtccgcaggccggcgctctatccactgagccaaaccggttcggctctaAACCATCCTTAAAGAAAATCATATATGGAGTCACACCATCCTCATGGTAGTCCAGCAGAGCACCATGCCATCTGGATTCATGTTTCCACCAATAAAGAAGTGGTAGTTTTTGAAGTTGGCAAGGATGTGCTTGATTTGTTCTGCAGCCCCTGTCATGAAAGGCTTTACTCTTTCTGGTCTCTGTTCTTCAAGCTTCCCTTTGATAGATTTCATGTAATCTTTGATGTACTTCTTGTCGGCTTCTGTTGTGAAGCTGGTTTCCTGCAAGTGATGATTCACGAAAATGTCAACACCAGTGATTACTGTGCATTCGGTACCTTCGCCCTCAGGGCCTTCAGCGGAGGCATTTCCACCAATAAGCGAGTCATCAATGTTACCCTCTGCCCTACCGACCATCTTCCCCTCTACCTCCAGGCACAGCCCATCCGCGATCTCCCGGATCTTGTAGATATCAGAGAACATCTCATCATCTGCTCAGACACACAAACCCATCGACACGATGCGCCCGGAGGTCCGGCGCCGGCGCCATTTCCCGCGCTGGCGGGCCCCACGCGGTCCGCACCCTCCCCCAGGCGCTCCAGACCCGGGGCCGACCCTCCTCGCCCCTAGGGAGGTCGCCGGCAGCCGCGAGGTCCGAGACAGCAGCGGCGCccgccttccccgcccccccccccgcccccattgatttttagagagaatggaagagagagggaaagacagagagaaatatccatgtgagagaaacacagccattggttgcctcctgaatgagtccggaccagggccagggccagggaagagcctacaaccgaggtacatgcccctaactggaatcgaaccccaatcctttagtccccaggccgacactctatccactgagccaaaccagcgtcTGGAAGATTTGAAATATCAATTATGGGCCTAGTATAAACAGCCCAGATTTCCCATCAAGATAGACAAATTTTCAGTACTCGGGTTCTTTTACAACAATGTAAAAATACGTATCTCTGCTCTTTTTCTTGAAATCTTTTTGCAGCTagattttgtctttctctgttcccTTCCTTATTCCTGTTGTCTTTTACCTCTCCTGGTTCAGAATTCCATGGAAAGACTGGCCAACAGCCCTTATATTCCAGTGTTTGGAGAAATCATCAAGCTCGAGTGGGGGGATGAAGCTCCAGGACCACAGACAGGTGATGCTAATGATGAGAATTAACACTGAGCGCTGATGATGTGCCAAGAATTATTCTAAGtaatttatatgttaaataaCTGCATATTTTAATAACCTTGTGAGGaatatgcaatttttaaaatatatttttattgatttcaaagaggaagagagatacagaaacataaatgatgagagagaatcattgaccggctgctttctgcacacctgccactggggattgagcccacaacccaggcatgtgccctgatcgggaatcaaaccgcaAACTCCCGGTTGTCAACCGCTGAGACCTACGGGCTGGGCGGCATGTGCTATTTTTATCCTTATTTCCAAGGAAAGTGAGGTACAGAGAGCTTAGATCATCTGATCAGTCACATATCTAGTAATTGGCAGATCTGGGACCTGAACCCAGATATATATGTCAGTGTTCATTTGTAAGAGAAATAAACCACTCTAGTTATTCTCAACAAAAAAGGATtttatagccctaactggtttggctcagtggatagagcgtcagcctg
This is a stretch of genomic DNA from Myotis daubentonii chromosome 15, mMyoDau2.1, whole genome shotgun sequence. It encodes these proteins:
- the LOC132216910 gene encoding translationally-controlled tumor protein-like, whose translation is MFSDIYKIREIADGLCLEVEGKMVGRAEGNIDDSLIGGNASAEGPEGEGTECTVITGVDIFVNHHLQETSFTTEADKKYIKDYMKSIKGKLEEQRPERVKPFMTGAAEQIKHILANFKNYHFFIGGNMNPDGMVLCWTTMRMV